The DNA region ATCTCAACTGATTTCTGCAATTTACTTAACTTCTGTTGATCCTTAGGTAGATCTAGGAAGTCATTAATATCGCTAAGGCTTTCAAATTTACCAGCAACCCTAAGATGAAACATGACAAAACGACAAAAATAAAATTGTAGAAATCTTGCATATTGCTTGGCTGATTCGCTTTCTTCACCAGAATGAATACTTTGATTGCGATACTCACGAATAGATTCTAAAAGCTGTCTATGATATTCCCTTTCCTCAAAAACAAATGAAACTCGGCGAATCAGAGCATCATAGTCTGCATAATTTCCGGTATTAGTTAATTGTTCCAAAGCTCCCCAGAGTTTCATAACTGCAATTGTAGGATCTGGTTCATCTAGTGCTCTGACATATCGAATTAAAGCATCCTTCAATCGGCATTGGTACTTCGGTTCCAACTGTTTTATTTTCGCCCAGATCTTTGTCGTATTGTCATTAAATAAGTCAGATTCACTGGGTTTAAATAACTTTGCTTCAACAAAATTTGGCTCATACCAAATATACATTTGAGAAGCTTCACCATCACTTCCATGAATTGTGTGAACATGACCTAAACGAATTTGGTTGACTGGCTCTCTCGTTGTTTCTGGAGATTGAAATACTGCATAATGATTTAATAGCCATATCGAGCGTTGCAGATCTAATGCTCGCATTGCATGATGAAACGCCTGCTCTTCTGATTTTGCTTGAGTCTCAACTATTACTTTCCGGTACTCCTGAGGTGTCTTATCTGAAATGTGAGGCAATGCCCTCAATGCACGACCACTATCTTGAAAGCAGATTGGATATTCTCCTTCCAAAATCTTAATAGAACATTTTTCAATATTGAATATTCCAGGTAAATTCACCTCGCCGAGAGAAATACTAGTAAGTACATAAAAAGAGACAAGAGGTGTGGCAAGCTTTTTCCTGATAAGAAGCTTCAATTCAGCAAGAAATCTCCCTGAGTCAATAACTTCCCTTTTTCTTAAAACTGCTTCAATTGCATCTCCTATTGTAGATATTTTCTCTGAATCATTGATGTCAGAAGGAAAATCCAACATATTTTTCAGTGCATAAGTTATCGGAATGATCTCCAAGCCATGCCACGAGATTTTTCCATCTTCTTTGACAGTTTTATCTGTCTCCTCTATCTTCTCAAAAATAACTTCTGGCTTAAATCTTTTACCTTTCCATTTCACTGCCATATTTTTCGCCTACTATTCTCTAAACACACAACAACATCTTGCTCGTACAACATCGTTTAGCTCCGGTCACCATACAACGAAATCTTAGCCTGTTTTCACTGGATATAAGTCCGTCACTAGAGCAGCTTGCTCCCCTGAAATGTCTATAATGTAACCCTTGCAGTTTTTCTGATGGTTGCAGTTGACTCAGATCCAAACCGAAACCCTTAATCTTCTTGAATGGCAACGGCTTTGCCAACATCTCTCGACTTTCGCTGCGACAAAACTTGGGGCGATCGCCGCGCGGAATTTAGTATTTCCGGGGAGTCAGGCGGAGAGTGAAATTTTATTGGCGCAGACGGTAGAAATCACTGAGTTAGATGCGGAGACAGAAGGCGGTATTTCCTTTGAAGGAATTGGCAATGTCAGCGAGTCGTTAGAACGAGCGACCATTGGTGGGATCATTTCAGGGCAAGATTTACTGCTAATCGCAACGACATTAGCTGGTGTCCGAAAACTTCGCCGCTTGGTAGAAAACTCTGAGTTGGAATTGCCTCAGCTGCTATTTCTCGTTGAACAGTTGCGCACATATCCAGAACTCGAAAAAGAAATTCACCATTGCATCGATGATCGCGGTGATGTGACGGATCGCGCGAGCCCAAAATTGGCGGGGATTCGCGAGAAAATGAAAGGAGCGCGAGATGGCATTTACCAAACCCTTAATCGCATTATGCAGCGCCATGGCGGTTCGATTCAGGAGGCCGTGATTACGCAACGAGGTGATCGCTTTGTCCTCCCAGTAAAGGCGGGGCAAAAGGAACATATTCCCGGCATTGTTCACGATATTTCGAGTACAGGATCGACGTTTTATGTAGAACCAAAAGCGATTATTGATCTCGGCAATCGTCTCCGCCAAGCGACAAAACAAGAACAACGCGAAATCGAAATTATACTGCGACAACTCACCGAAAAGGTTGCCGAAGTTGTTGAGGATTTAGAGAAATTATTGGCGATCGCCACAACCATTGATCTCGCAACGGCACGCTCCCGCTATAGCCATTGGTTAGAGGCAAATCCGCCGAAATTCACCAAGCCAGAACAGCCAACCATGTTGCGCAAACTTCACCATCCCTTATTGGTGTGGCAGCAGAAGCAGGAAGAAGGCGATGAGGTTGTGCCGATTAATGTGCAAATTCGCCCCGATATCAAGGTTGTGGCGATCACTGGCCCAAATACTGGAGGTAAAACTGTTACGCTCAAAACCCTTGGGATGGCGGCACTGATGGCAAAAGTTGGACTATTTATTCCGGCGATTGCTCCAGTCGAATTACCTTGGTTTAATCATGTTCTCGCCGATATTGGTGATGAACAATCATTGCAGCAAAGCTTATCGACATTTTCAGGACATATCCGCCGTGTTGGTCGCATTATCGAAACTCTCCAAGCAGAGGATGAAAATAATTTAGTCTTACTCGATGAAGTGGGCGCTGGAACCGATCCAACCGAAGGAAGTGCCTTGGCGATCGCCCTTTTAAAGTATTTGGCTGACCATGCCGCTTTGACAGTTGCCACCACCCATTACGGCGAACTGAAAGCATTGAAATATGACGATGACCGCTTTGAAAATGCATCGGTAGAATTCGATGAATATTCTCTGCGTCCCACCTATAAATTGCTGTGGGGAATTCCCGGTCGGTCTAATGCATTGGCGATCGCAAAACGCTTAGGATTAGATGAACAGGTTATCGACGCGGCTCAAAGTTTACTCGGCAATTCCAATACAGATGTGAATGAAGTGATTGCCGCCCTTGAAGCCCAACGCCGCGAGCAAGAGCAAAAATCCCAGGAAGCCGAAGCTCTTCTTAAACAAACTGAGCGTTTCTACACTGAAGTTTCCTCAAAAGCAGCCGATCTCCAACGCCGCGAAACCGAACTTAAACAAGCCCAAGATCAACAAGTTCAAGAGGCGATCGCCGAGGCAAAATCAGAAATTGCGCAGGTCATCCGCACCCTCCAAAAAGGCAAACCATCAGCCCAAAAAGCCCAAAAAGCCACCAACGCCCTTGGAGAAATTGCCCAAGAAAAACTAGCTCAACCAAAAAAGAAAAAAGCGGGTTATCAACCAAAACTTGGCGAAAAAATCCGCATTTCTAAACTGGGTCAAACTGCCGAAGTTATCGAACTCAACGAAGAAAATAAAACTCTTGTCGCTCGTTTTGGCATTATGAAAATGTCATTGCAATGGACAGAAATCGAATCTCTCCAAGGTCAAAAAGTTGAAGCAGAACCGAAAAAAACAAAACAAAAAACTAAGAAAAAGCAGCAGCCAAAACAATCCCAAGAGGTTGTCACAGTTCGTACCGATAGCAATACAATCGATATTCGCGGCCAACGAATCCACCAGGCTGAAAGTTCTCTCGAAGGGGCGATCGCCAGAGCCACAGCCCAAGGTTCCCAAGTAGTTTGGATCATTCATGGTAAAGGCACAGGTAAGCTCCGGGAAGGCGTTCATGAATTCCTCAAGCATCATCCCCAAATCAAAAAATATAATATCGCCGAACAAAAAGAAGGTGGTTCCGGCGTAACGATTGCCTATTTGTCGAACTAGTTTTTTGTAGGGGCGTTTCGCGAAATGCCCTGCGATATGTGTATTAAATTCATTAAATTTGGCCTGAAGTTTTTCAAAACATAATGCTCAAGCTACATCATCAACACCCTTGGGATTTAACGACGGCAGAGGCGAAAGAAGTCCAAGAAAATCTTCGCCAATACGTTATTTGCCAAGACCAATTTCAGGAACCAATCAAATTAGTAGCAGGCGTTGATGCAGGCTTTGAAAATAAATTTGAGACCATTTGCGTTGCCGTCGCCGTTTTATCTTTTCCGGAATTAGAAGTTATTGAAACTAAAGTCATCCGTCGTCCTACAACTTTTCCCTATGTACCAGGCTATTTATCTTTCCGGGAATTACCCACCATTGTTGAGGCCTTAGGCGAAATCGAAAACTTTCCAGATTTAATTCTTTGTGATGGTCAAGGTTATGCCCACCCTCGTCGATTCGGATTGGCTTGTCATCTCGGCGTCCTACTAGATTGCCCGACCATCGGTGTCGCAAAATCACGCTACATCGGAGAACATGATGAACTCCCTCTTGAAAAGGGCGAATGGGTAAATCTAATGGACAAAGATGAACGCATCGGTGCAGTATTACGCAGCAGAAAAAAAGTTCGTCCTTTATATATTTCTGTTGGCCATCGCATTAGTCTCGAAACGGCGATCGCCTATGTCCTTGCTTGTACACCAAAATATCGATTACCCGAAACCACTCGCATTGCTGATCATCTCGCATCCCATGCCAAAGATGTCTAGCCAATGGGAAGAAAACTAAGCCCATAAAAACAAAAGAGAGATGCCTCATTAAGAGAAGCATCCCTGAATCAAAAAGCTATTCGCGCCAAACTAAATGTCGCTACTGAGTAAATCCATCACTCAATTTAGTAAAGCTCTTCCTCTTGGTGAGTGATGATCTTAACGTCAGACTTAGGATAAGCAACACAAGTCAAAACGAAACCTTCTTCAACTTGATCATCATCTAAGAAAGACTGATCGCCTTGGTCAACTGTTCCGGACTCAACTTTACCTGCACAAGTAGAGCAAGCACCAGCGCGACAAGACGCAGGAAGTTCATGACCTTCATCAGCCGCAGTATCTAGAATGTACTCGTCATCAGGAGCGTCAAAAGAAATTTCGCCTTCGGGAGTAACAAGAGTGACCTTATATGTAGCCATTAAAATTTCCTCAAGTAAAACAAGTGGGTTGACTAAAAATTTCTGTTTAGCATTCTATGGCGATCTATTCGAACCCAAGAATGTTTTACGAAATTATTAAGTTATTTTTAGATCATAGGGTAAAAGAAAACCACGACCCCATTGCATTAAAAATGAAGTTAATGCGGAGAATTAAGATAAGACCAGCTTATGCATTTTAGGAGTGTAAAACAGGCTACAAAAAAATGGGTTTCCATCTAGGAAGCCCATAGTCTAAAGGTTATGTAGAGTATTTACCTTGGTTTTTGGCACAAATTATGCCTTGGTCAGACATTAACTAAATTTATACGTCTGTCAACTTATATAGAACAATTGAGTGAATTTCCTCTGTGTTCAGCGAAAAACCTAGTAAAGTTCGTCTTCTTTGTGAGTTTCGATAGAACAATCTGAGGTGGGATAAGCGACACAAGTCAAGACATATTTCGCAGCGACTTGCTCAGGTGATAGGAAATTTTGGTCACTCTGATCAACGGTGCCAGATACAAGTTTTCCTGTGCAACTAGAGCAAGCACCCGCTCGGCAGGAGTAAGGGATGTCGAGGCCTTGGTTCTCTGCTTCGTCAAGAATATAAGCGTCTTCGGGTACGGAAATGGTGTGGTTGCCTTCGGAGGTAATAAGGGTAACTTGATAGCTTGCCATAGGGTTAATAAGTGGATTTGGGATAACTAACTATTTTGAAAAGTATGGATGACCGTGATTGAGTTAGATCAATATTGCCAATCCTGAATATATTCATCTACCAAAATTATTCTTGATTAGGTGGCGGTGGGCAAAGAGGAGAGTCCCATCGTTTCAAAAATTAGGATGAATAAGCAGAGTGTATATTACCAAAACTTATATTCAAAGGAAATAGCTACGGGTTGAGCTGATAGTTATGAAGACTCAGAGGGTGGTGGCGATCGCCCTTCGGTGTAGAAGAGTTTAGACAAGGTTCGAGAATTTGGGCGAGAATAAGGAGCGAAATTTTTGGGTGGTTGAGACAGAATGACAGCACTTCGAGTCGGAATTGTCGGGACAGGCTACGCAGCAAAACGTCGAGCAGATGCGTTTCAACAGGAGCAAAGATCGCAATTAATAGCAGTTACTGGGCATCGAGAGTCGTCTCGCCAAAGTTTTGCGGCAATATATGGGATTGAGGCGATCGCCACTTGGCAGGAGTTGGTGCAGCGTCCGGATTTAGATATTGTTGTGGTTTGCAATATTAACCGTAAACATGGGGCGATCGCCCGAGCAGCTTTAGAAGCGGATAAACATGTGGTGGTGGAATATCCTCTGGCGCTCGATCCAACGGAAGCAGCGGAAATTGTCGAGCTGGCAAGGACAAAAAAGAAATTATTACACGTCGAACATATTGAAATTTTGGGAGGTCTACACCAAACGATTCGCGAGTATCTACCAAAATTAGGCCAGATTTTTTTCGCCAAATACATGACCCTCGCGCCCAAACGTCATCCCCTTCCCCATTGGACATTTCACCACAAAGATTATGGTTTTCCGCTTGTGGCTGCATTATCACGGGTAAATCGTTTTATTGATTTATTCGGTGAAGTCGACACAGTACAAGGAACTGCAGATTTTCTGCCTTCAGAATTTGAGGGGTATTACAAAAGTTGTCTCTGTGCAGCGCAATTCAAATTTCAGAGTGGCGTTGTGGCCCATCTCACCTACGGTAAAGGTTCTCTCGTCACGACTGGCGATCGCCGATTTACGATTTATGGAGACAAAGGCACTCTCGAATTTAATGGCAGCCAAGGGACTTTAACCCAAGGTGAAACCACTACTCCTATTAAACTCGGAAGCCGACGAGGTGTTTTCCTGCGGGATACAACTGCAGTGCTGGACTACTTAATCGCAGGAAAACCCCTATATATTCAGCCTGAACAAAGTCTATATGCCCTAAAAATTGCCGACCAAATTCGCCATGATACGCTCAAATAATTAACTCAGTAGACGTTAATCTTTTGTGATCTTTCCCGGCAAACAAATAAGGCCTCGATAAAATAAGAAGAATTAGACCAGAATCCTGTAGGGGTAACCTTTGTGAGGCTCAATCTTTCTTCTCGATTTACTGTTGTTTTTGTCACACTCGCCACGGCGATCGCCCTCGTTGGTTGCGGCGGCTCAGAACCCGAAGAGAGTGCACTCGACTCAGAAACCTCAACCCCAGCCATTCAGGGCGAACCCCTTGAAACATCACCCGATACTAAAACAGAAGACAAATTAGCACTTAATGCAGGTGCTTATTGTTACCGCACCGATGAACCAACTCTCCAGGCAACTGCTGAATTTCTAGTCGAACCAGACAACAGCGTCACAGGAACCCTTGAAGCAACCGTCACTGATGATGCCAACGCCTACTACACATCCTACGAACAAACCTTTGCCGGAGTTCTAGAAGGCGATACTTTTGAAGCAGCTATTACGACCAAAATTGAAGACGATCTCCAGCAAAGTAAAGAGACTTGGACATTAGACCAAAAACAATTGAGTAGTGACAGCGCCATTTTCCTGAAGCGCGTTGATTGCGAAGAAATTATTGCTCTCAAAGCAACAGAAAAGGCTCCACCAAAAGCTGTCCCGACCCAAGTCCCAACTCCTACTCCCAAACCTCAAGCAGCTGCTCCGACCCCAAGCGCTCCCCTCACAACATCTACACCCAGTCCTCAAGCACCAGCACCATCCACATCTCCGATCCGCGTCGCCTTTAATAGTGGTTCAACCGAAAGCGTCGTTAAAGGCAGTCTTGCTGCTGACCAAAAGCAAGTCTATCTAATCAATGCTCAGGAGGGACAGGAGATGTATCTTGAAATCACGAATGGCAGTGGTGCAGCGATTTTTGATGTGGAAGTGGACAATGGCGAAGTAATCCAAGAGGATTTACCAGAATTTATTGAGTTTACATCACCCTTCAGTGGTGATTACATTGTGACGGTAAAAGGTCAGGAGAATAACTCGAATTATGCTTTGTCCATAACGATTCAATAGACCATATCAAATTGCTCTAGTCCTAACCCAAATAAGCAGCTTTGACTTGCTCATTATTGAGCAGGTCTTTCGCCTCGCCTGAAATTTTGAGGTAACCAGCTTCGAGTACATAGCCACGATCACTGCATTCGAGGGCAAGATTTGCATTTTGTTCGACAAGTAAAATCGTGGTGTCGTCAGCATGGAGCTGGCGAATTACTCTGAAAATATCTTTAACGATTTGAGGAGCGAGGCCCAGGCTTGGTTCATCTAGCAAAAGTAATTTGGGACGACTCATCACTGCACGGGCGATCGCCAGCATTTGTTGCTCACCACCGCTTAAGGTTCCAGCAACTTGATCTTTACGCTCAGCAAGACGTGGAAAAATCACAAATTGCTTTTCAAGGTCTGACTTAATCCCCAATTTGTCGTTACGAACATAAGCCCCCAACTCTAAATTTGTGAGGACTGTTTGTTGAGCGAGAATGCGGCGACCTTCCGGACTGTGGGCAATGCCAACGCGCACAACATCATGGGCAGACATTTTCGTTAAATCTTTGCCGTTATATAGAATTTTGCCCTTAATGGGATTGACTAATCTCGAAATTGCACGCAGAGTGGTGGTTTTGCCTGCACCATTTGCTCCAATCAGGGTGACAATTTCTCCTTCGTTTACGGTGAGATGAATATCTTTGAGAGCTTCAATACCGCCATAATTCACCGATAAATCAATTAATTCCAGCATTATTCATCTCCCAAATACGCTTCAATTACTGCTGGATCTTCCTTCACCACTTCCGGTATGCCAAGGGCAATTAGCTCCCCAAAATCCAACACAGCAATACGATCACAAAGTCCCATCACCAACGGAATATGATGCTCAATCAAAAGAACCGTTAAATCAAATTGCTCACGGATTTGCCGAATCAAATCGCTTAATGCACCTTTCTCATTAGGGTTCATACCAGCGGCGGGCTCATCCAAGAGCAACAAGTCTGGCTCTAGAGCGATCGCCCGTGCAATCTCTAAGCGACGTTGATCTCCATAGGAAAAGTTTTTAGCCTGTTGCCGATATTTTCCAGTTAAACCGACCAAATCCAACAATTCTTTAGCGCGCTCATAGGTTTCTTGCTCTGCCTTACGCGCCGAAGGTAATCCTAAAATTCCAGCGACAAGATTTGTTTTCTGGTGGCGATGGCGGGCGATCGCCACATTCTCTAAAGCTGATAAATTTCCAAACAAGCGTAAATTCTGAAATGTGCGCGCAATGCCACATTTAGCGATGCGATGAGGCGCAAACCCTTGAATTGCCTGACCTTGGTAAACAACAGTCCCCATTGAAGGTGGAATCATCCCAGTCAACATGTTAAAAAATGTCGTTTTCCCGGCACCATTCGGGCCAATCAACCCAAAAATCTCGCCGCGACTTACTCGAAACGACACATTATTAACAGCTATTAAACCCCCAAAACGACGGGTGAGCTGTTTAACTTCAAGGATTGACGAAACCGAATTCGATGGAGCAGAAACCATTGACGACAAACATCCAGTACCAAAGTCAGACTAATTTTAGTCGTAACCTGGCTTTAAAAATAGCCCAGCTTTCCAATCTTTTACTCAGAGTCAGTTTTTAACTGTCTAGGCTATAGGCAATCACGGCGATCGCTGAATTCGTGACGATTCAACCTTTCATCATCCACCACTAGAAACTCTAATCTCAAATCAAAGCTTGATCGATTAATTCTTACCCAAAGTTTCTTCTTCGTTACCGCCTAAAATCTGCTTCAGCGAAGACAGTCCTTTTTTGAGGCGACGCGATACTGTAATCACGCTAACACCCATGATTTCTGCGGCTTCTTTTTGCGTTAAATCCTGCAAAAAGACAAACTCTAAAACTTTGCGTGTTCGATCCTCAAGCTGGGCTAATCCTTGTTGTAAACGAATCTGGTCTTCCATCGCCAACTGGAAACTCTTGTATTTAGGATCTGGTACAAGATCGCCAAGACAAGCAGATTCACTACTATCAGATGAGACAGCGAGATCAAGACTTAAAGGATCGCGATTTTGGTAAGCGAGCTTGACATCCTGCCATTCAGCGAGAGAAATCTCAAGGCTTTCCGCAATTTCTCGTGGCGATGGTTGACGATGATGCTCTGCCCGAAAAGCTTGAATAAACTTGGTTGATTTACGACGCAACTGCAATATACGGCGCGGAATACGAACAGTCGTACTTCGGTCACGCAAATAATGCTGAATTTCGCCACGAATGTAGGGACTAGCGAAGGAGCTAAAGGCATTCCCTCTTTCTAGGGTAAATCTCTCAATCGCACGCAATAGACCAATACTGCCCACTTGCAGCAGATCATCAAAACTCTCACTACACTGTTTCGTCCAATGATGTGCTTCTTTCCGTACGAGACCAATATTTAAATTAACGATCTTATTACGCAGAGAGACGTCACCAGTTTTTTGATACTGCTGTAACAATTGCAGAGTCTGCTGTTTGATTGTTTCACCCATTACGGTCGTCATGATAGTTCCCATGGCTTCTGGTTGGAGGCTGTAGATGCGACCTTTCTGCTATTTCAGACAGTGAGAGTACAGTACGATTGCCCAAGTGCTCGATGCGATCGCCTTAAAACTATAAATAGCAGAGACTATAAGAGAGAAAAGTTAATTAAAAATTAAACTAGGAAAGATTGAATAAAACGAGTCATTAAGAGTTATGCACATAGTAATGTTGACACATTTTGCTTCACATCACGAAAAATTTAATATTGAATGATAAATTGGCCACTAATTCCAGTGAAAATACGTAAGCATATTGTTTTTATTGATGATTACTTACAACAAAAGTGCATTTGGACTAGCTGGAGCTCGTATAAAAAGAATACTTCCACAGCTTTCACGTAAGTATAAAAGTTCTCAATAACTTTAAATTCAAGCTATCACAAAATCATTTTTTCATTTTGTCTAGGGGCACAATATATTCAGCATTGACGATGAATTTAATATCTCCTGAAAAACTCGATGTTTGACTCCGATTTGGAGCATAGATCAATTTACGACAAGCTTCTATTTGTTGAAAACTTGGTTGTTTAGGTAATAGCTGAATGAGATATTGCTTCAGAATGCGACGCTGTAATGCCGGATGAATTTGTCGGAGCGGCAAACGCTGAAGTGATAGATCAGCGGCAAAATATTTTGCGAAGTGTTCTGCGGCGATTGCCTCTAGATAGTCATTTTCAGCTTGGGAAATAATAGCAGTTTGGGCAAGATGTTGCTCAGCCTGGGAGTTTATGACTTTTAGTTCTGGAAGGACTTGTTGACGGAGTCGATTGCGAGAAAAGCGTAAATTGTGATTATAAGTATCTTCATAAATAGGCAGATTAAAATCGGTGCAAAAAGCGGCCGTTTCATCACGATGGACTGTCAATAAAGGACGTACAAGCGAGACCTCCGAAGTTAGTGATCGTCGTTCTGTTAAAGCCCCCAGTCCTCCTAAACCAGACCCTCGGGCAAGATTGAAGAGTAATGTTTCTGCACGATCACTGAGAGTATGGCCTGTCACCACAATGGAGAACTGTTCGGTGATCGCCACAGCGCCTAGTTCTTGATAACGCCATTGGCGCGCTGCGGCTTCAGTTTCTTTAATTGGTGTTTCAGCCGCACATAAAAAAAAGGGCAGTTGCCAAGTTACTGCAATACGGCATACATGATCAGCGATTGCTTCATCCCCAGACCATCCATGATTGCAATGGGCGATCGCTAGTCGCCATTGCCAACGTCTACTCAGATCAAGCAAAAGCTGCCCTAAACATAAAGAATCTTGCCCACCGGACACAGCGACTAAAATTCGCTGACCAGTAGGCAATAATTGAGTCTCTTTTAAATGTTGATGAACACGGGCATGGAGAAGTGACCAGTTCACAGCAGACTATTCCAAATCCCAAATATCCGCAGAGACCTCTTCCTCTTCGCCAGTGACAGCATCAAGAGGATCATCTCCATCATCTAAAGCAGCAAAGTCGAAATCACCGTCGCTGTCATCATCGTTCTCAAACAGCTCTCCGAGGCTAATGTCATCATCGTCATCATTATCAAAGACATTGCTATCGTCACCTAGTTCAAAAGGCGACTCGACTTCTTCATCTGTTGATTCTGCTGCTGGAGCTGTAGGCGGAGCAGCCGATGGTGACATCTTCTTCTTCATAATCGAAACATCGATAAACTCCCCAAGATCTTCTGTTGACCCAAAATCAATTTCGGGAGGTAGCTCATCAGCTGTTAAATCGTCTTCTTCGTCCTCTTCCTCGGACTCAAATAAGAGATCTGCGACTTCATCATCCACTGGAGCATCTAAGTCAGGCTCATCTTGCTCATCAAAAGCTTCAAAAGAAAATTCTTCTTCGTCTCCACCAAGATCAAAGTCAGCAGCCATTTCATCTGAAGGCTCTTCTTTTTTGTCAGCAGTGGTAATTTCAGTATCTTCTGCACTATCGAAGTCAATCAAATCATCTGTTGACGAATCATTTGTTGTTTCTGATTCTTCTGCGGCGATCGCCTCATCAAAAGGATTATCAAAGAGATCGCTTTCGGATTCTGAAGTATCTTCGTCAAATTCTGAAGTATCTTCGTCAAATAAATTATCTAGCTCAAGATCATCGTCAACAGCAGCATCCGACGTAGAATCAGCATCATCTCCTAATGCGGAAGCAGGTTCATCTAAGTCATCTAAACCTAGATCATCGCCAGTGTCTTCCAACAACAAATCATCTAAGTCATCAGCATCATCTTCGGTCTCACCCATATCGGGAGAAAGTTTGGTCTCTGCAAACAGATCTTCAGCATCCCCAAATAGATCATCGCCATCATCATCGGCGATCGCCTCAAGTTCAGCGCTAGGCTCACCATCGGCATCACCCAAATCAAAATCTAGCTCATCACCAGAAGAGTCATCACCAAGAGATTCTAAATCAG from [Leptolyngbya] sp. PCC 7376 includes:
- a CDS encoding KGK domain-containing protein, whose translation is MSKNFQPLSSGEVLSVSNESQIVIGHSTFRVSEFTAALKKLMLENSVGGVTSETIDWLNAEGIDCDVLRFGSDGWVKGKVRLHLEFAEDADSEASPDPKIEAAIESFAPVAAAVSSTSEPVLDEFDDVDLGLADDDFSFPEATTPAPITSDTLVDPQETFVQEDDASFDDLFVEEELSETVEETDDSGFDDLFADESLEEETQDIAIPAPDSTPESLDDDDFDLDIDDGFDDLLADSESESNPSVIADADGDTELETASAVVDEDDNLDELFDDDSLFGDESNDGAAGEAEQDAGLTDLESLGDDSSGDELDFDLGDADGEPSAELEAIADDDGDDLFGDAEDLFAETKLSPDMGETEDDADDLDDLLLEDTGDDLGLDDLDEPASALGDDADSTSDAAVDDDLELDNLFDEDTSEFDEDTSESESDLFDNPFDEAIAAEESETTNDSSTDDLIDFDSAEDTEITTADKKEEPSDEMAADFDLGGDEEEFSFEAFDEQDEPDLDAPVDDEVADLLFESEEEDEEDDLTADELPPEIDFGSTEDLGEFIDVSIMKKKMSPSAAPPTAPAAESTDEEVESPFELGDDSNVFDNDDDDDISLGELFENDDDSDGDFDFAALDDGDDPLDAVTGEEEEVSADIWDLE